The window AGGTCGTCGGGGTGGACGGTCCTCATCCAGTTCTCGATCTTGCCGGTGAAGTCGGCCGGTCTGGTGCCGTAGAGCTCCAGGGCCGCCTCGTCCCAGATCAGGTCGCCGGTCCGGATGTCCCAGTCCCAGGAGCCGACGCTGACCTCCTTGAGTGCCTGCCGCAGGCGCTCGCCGCCGAGCTCGGTCTGTGCGGGCCCTGACGGTGGGGGCGCCTGAGCCATGCGCTCCTCGGTCCAGGCGATCACGGCCCGCAGGAAGTCCCACTGCTCCGCGGTGGGCTCGCCCGCCTCGCCCGTGACGACGGACAGGGCCCCGATGCTGCGATCCCCGCTGAACAGCGGGGCGGCCGCCAGTCCGCTGCCCGGCCACGCCGCCTCCCCGGCCACGGAATGTGCCGTGAGCTCCCGCGGTGCCCAGACGCCACTGCCCTGGTGCAGGGCGCGGGCGGGGGCCAGCGGGCCCTCCTGGTCGATGATCTCCCAGGCCCGGGTCAGGGTCGGCGGGAGACCGGTGGCGGACACCAGCCGCAGGGCGGACATGGGGCCGCGAAGGTGGATCATCCCTCCCAGGGCACCGAGCTCGCCCACCGCGTGCTGGAGTGCCAACCGGAAGATCTCGCTCTCCGCGACACCTGGTTCCACCGTGCTGAGCAGAGCCAGCCGTGCATTCATACGATAAATTTTACCGTTCTGGCCTCACCGGATGCGGGCCTTCGCAGGAATCACACCTTCGCCGCCACCCTCCCTTACCTGGTCTCCAACACCTGTCGCTCCAGGCCGAGTTGCCCGTCGTGACGATGGCCGGTTCGACACTCCCGCACCCCGTGTAACGCCCCTTCGTCCCGGGCAGTCCTCCGGTCACGGCGATACACGAGGAGCGGCATGGACATCGGCGTCTTCATACCCATCGGCAACAACGGCTGGCTCATCTCGAAGAGCTCGCCGCAGTACCTGCCGAGCTTCGAGCTGAACAAGGCCGTGGTGCAGAAGGCCGAGGAGCACGGGTTCGACTTCGCCCTGTCGATGATCAAGCTCAAGGGGTTCGGCGGCGAGACCGGCTTCTGGGACCACAACCTGGAGTCGTTCACCCTGATGGCCGGCCTGGCCGCCGTCACCGACCGGATCAAGCTGTACGCCTCCACACCGATCCTCGCACTGCCCCCGGCAATCGTCGCGCGCATGGCGGTGACGGTCGACTCGATCGCCCCCGGCCGCTTCGGCGTCAACATCGTCACGGGCTGGGCGCCCGGTGAGTACGCGCAGATGGGTCTGTGGCCCGGCGACGAGCACTTCGGCAACCGCTACGCCCGCGCCGTCGAGTACGTCACCGTGATGAAGGAGCTGTGGAGCGAGGGAGTCAGCAACTTCAAGGGCGAGTTCTACGAGATGGACGACTGCGTGCTGTCACCGCGGCCGGCGGACGGGCACACCGACATCGTCGCCGCGGGCCAGAGCAGCACGGGCATGAGGTTCGCCGCCGAGCACGCCGAGTACAACTTCATCCTGGGCAGCGGCGTGAACACTCCCCTCGCGATCTCGGACACCACCGCCGCGCTCGTGGACATGGCGCGCACGACCGCCCGTGACGTCGGGGCTCTGTCCCTCTTCATGGTCATCGCGGACGAGACCGACGAGGCGGCCCGGGCGAAGTGGCAGGACTACCACGACAACGCCGACCTCGCCGCACTGGCGTACATGGCGGGTGAATCGGCCACGGACACGGCCGCCGACGGCTCCTCGACCGCCCGGACTATCTCTTTGCCCGAGGGGGCGGTGAACTTCAACATGGGCACGCTCGTCGGCTCGTACGAGACCGTCGCGAGGATGCTCGACGAGGTCGCCGGGGTATACGGCACCAAGGGGATCATGCTGGTCTTCGACGACTTCCTCGAAGGCATCGAGGCCTTCGGTACGCGTGTCCAGCCACTGATGAAGTGCCGCTCGGACAGGCCGACCACGGCGTGAGCACGAGAAGTGAGCCAGACCACAACGAAAACGGTGACGTTTCGATAGGGGCGGAGTTACTCTGGTCATCGAGGTGAACGAAACAGTTTCGTTCAGGGCTCCGCGCATGTCCCCGGCGAGGACGCCGCCCATCGCCCCTCCCCATGGAGAACGCCTGCCATGACCTCCGTACTCATCGTGAACGACCAGTCCCTGCAGCGACTCGGTCTGCGGATGCTTCTGGCCGCCGAGCCCGACCTGACCGTCGTCGGCGAGGCGGCGACCGGTGCCGAGGCGGTTCGCCTCAGCGCCGAACTCCGCCCCGACGTCGTCGTCCTGGACAGCAACGTCTCCGACACGGACGGCATCGCGACCATCCGCCGTATCGCCCATCCCTCCCTCCTGCCGCTGGTCTCCGAGCTCACCGGCGCCGGTGGGCCCCGCCCGCGCGTACTCGTCCTGACACCTGCCGGCCGGGAGAGAGGCGCCTACGCCGCCCTGCGCGCCGGAGCGGCCGGATTCCTTCTCCAGCACGCCACCCCCGACGAGCTGACCGCCGCCATCCGCATCGTGGCCGCCGGAGACGCCGTCATCACTCCCGGTCTGACCCGCACGCTCATCGACACCGTCCGTCAGCAGCGCCCCGTCCGCCCTCTCGACGGGGAAGCCGGCCTCGGCACCCTCACCGGGCGCGAACGCGACGTCCTCACCGCCGTCGCCTCCGGCTGGTCCAACGCCGAGATCGCCGAGCGCCTGTCCATCGCCCCGACGACCGTGAAGACCCACGTCAGCAACATCCTCGCCAAGATCGGCGCCCACGCCCGCGTCCAGGCGGTTGTCTTCGCCTACGAGTCCGGACTGGTGCGACCGGCGGCCTGACACCGACCGGGCCGATCGCGTCTGCCACGATCACGGGTGGCCGAGTACTGTCCCCAGGACCTGCC is drawn from Streptomyces liliifuscus and contains these coding sequences:
- the rutA gene encoding pyrimidine utilization protein A, which codes for MDIGVFIPIGNNGWLISKSSPQYLPSFELNKAVVQKAEEHGFDFALSMIKLKGFGGETGFWDHNLESFTLMAGLAAVTDRIKLYASTPILALPPAIVARMAVTVDSIAPGRFGVNIVTGWAPGEYAQMGLWPGDEHFGNRYARAVEYVTVMKELWSEGVSNFKGEFYEMDDCVLSPRPADGHTDIVAAGQSSTGMRFAAEHAEYNFILGSGVNTPLAISDTTAALVDMARTTARDVGALSLFMVIADETDEAARAKWQDYHDNADLAALAYMAGESATDTAADGSSTARTISLPEGAVNFNMGTLVGSYETVARMLDEVAGVYGTKGIMLVFDDFLEGIEAFGTRVQPLMKCRSDRPTTA
- a CDS encoding LuxR C-terminal-related transcriptional regulator gives rise to the protein MTSVLIVNDQSLQRLGLRMLLAAEPDLTVVGEAATGAEAVRLSAELRPDVVVLDSNVSDTDGIATIRRIAHPSLLPLVSELTGAGGPRPRVLVLTPAGRERGAYAALRAGAAGFLLQHATPDELTAAIRIVAAGDAVITPGLTRTLIDTVRQQRPVRPLDGEAGLGTLTGRERDVLTAVASGWSNAEIAERLSIAPTTVKTHVSNILAKIGAHARVQAVVFAYESGLVRPAA